The following are encoded together in the Poseidonibacter lekithochrous genome:
- a CDS encoding ATP-binding protein, translating to MKINKLIIANWANIPNQEYDLSDLVFLTGETGVGKSTMLDAIQTLMTANKKGIVQYNAGQDEAQNKKRNKEYRTIQGYFAGEDRFKFSRPNGCRSTIAVCFQSTKGEDIANFSALITGTVSFEESKGEKRPILDSLNFFVIKDTQLCQDDIKDENNKLLDHKELYKSLSAKYEKENVIRCLDKSDYLNTLYGNLWGKTKTTSALSEKAARAFSNFIHARPVDNINAFVRNEFLAPKDMKDEVSSLSDTIRALDKLKKDAKEVEEGISILSKLESKMSAIIRKWHILGEEHFIYNHYEVLKQEKKIITDEKKYIKIEREIKRLENKAKKLDLEEDTLKDNLLELKVAQNANDKVKELNDINKKLDDIRKDFNKGISNTIHIIGNIEKISRDISSVFVHREKHENICMILSDFKVILNEFENESFNQYFLNNDINSPDLKYQVVRFRELLDKVIDAYFAFVNSLEFSQEKEKIEEDFIQKKMQKEELSEEIKTIQSEIKSLEETRFFCPSFIQDSFDFLTKKLPNANAHLLYEYVELLDDEWREAIEGYIGNNRFSVIVSSEYEKEAIDIVRQNNLKIKIIQGKKVLDELSYRGKSIDEESIVNLLKITNEKAEAYLITAYGDVLQVQNSYELTKAKRGVTVDCKAASGNLLFTCDLKDKRFIFGEEAQRQTLYKMKDELKALELQRNSIEGSIDISRQVTMLLNTFDKNKKIANLDDISYINANYKAYADNQKIKQLIDTSAFDEISQEINNTKLRLEQIKQESKQLNQDIGSNTRSFGEKELVEKNNLLVLEDKKNTLSLSRNTQEVVYDKLVIQSNIGFENYEKNLIKMIDLSHDMKAPSNLLSNLASLWHEFDNYYTIQNLSQKVSLPQPLSFEEIIVCSNHFEELIGFKKELINRIDDKNNSLTFKYKNEIQDADKKFKNTFLNDFCNAIYQNIKRGEHSIDILNDTLKKHKFGNETFKIKRSVADEELRQYQEYFKIIHESKDTVEDGSLFEELEKQGFVDISNSLLSLFMDNEKHITELLRISDYRNYNNYDIFQEIDGASISLSRNGKNSGGQGETSYYIIRSINLQSALKPSETNTNSLEAIIIDESFLKSNEKRSKEILSYLNESLGFQIICAMPTKNVGTFYEIDSSNYHFVQFPLGAYDNGELDYQTFVEFKSRNNKEIKKLYEVEEQNLFDEVTREAEKVYE from the coding sequence ATGAAGATAAATAAACTTATTATTGCAAACTGGGCAAATATCCCAAACCAAGAGTATGACTTATCTGATTTAGTATTTCTAACTGGTGAAACAGGTGTAGGAAAAAGTACTATGCTTGATGCTATCCAGACTCTAATGACAGCAAATAAAAAAGGTATTGTTCAATACAACGCAGGGCAAGATGAAGCTCAAAATAAAAAGAGAAATAAAGAGTATCGAACTATCCAAGGGTATTTTGCAGGGGAAGATAGATTTAAATTCTCACGACCAAATGGATGTAGATCTACAATCGCTGTATGTTTCCAAAGTACAAAAGGTGAAGATATTGCCAACTTCTCAGCACTTATTACAGGAACTGTTTCTTTTGAAGAGTCAAAGGGTGAGAAAAGACCTATTTTAGATAGCTTGAATTTCTTTGTAATTAAAGATACACAACTATGTCAAGATGATATAAAAGATGAAAACAATAAGCTTTTAGATCATAAAGAGCTATACAAAAGTTTATCTGCAAAGTATGAAAAAGAAAATGTAATCAGATGTTTAGATAAAAGTGACTATTTAAATACTCTATATGGAAACCTATGGGGTAAAACAAAAACAACATCAGCCTTATCAGAAAAAGCTGCACGAGCTTTTTCAAACTTCATCCATGCAAGACCAGTTGATAATATCAATGCTTTTGTAAGAAATGAATTCTTAGCTCCAAAAGATATGAAAGATGAAGTATCTTCTTTATCAGATACTATTCGAGCCTTAGACAAGCTAAAAAAAGATGCAAAAGAAGTAGAAGAGGGCATCTCAATACTTTCAAAACTAGAGTCTAAAATGTCTGCGATTATTAGAAAATGGCATATTTTAGGGGAAGAACATTTTATATACAATCATTATGAGGTTTTAAAACAAGAGAAAAAAATCATAACAGATGAAAAAAAGTATATAAAAATTGAAAGAGAAATAAAAAGACTAGAAAACAAAGCCAAAAAACTAGACTTAGAAGAAGATACTCTAAAAGATAATCTACTTGAATTAAAAGTAGCTCAAAATGCAAATGATAAAGTAAAAGAGCTAAACGATATAAATAAAAAACTTGATGATATTAGAAAAGATTTCAACAAAGGTATTTCAAATACTATTCATATTATTGGAAATATAGAAAAGATTTCTAGAGATATCTCTTCTGTTTTTGTACATAGAGAAAAACATGAAAATATTTGTATGATTCTGAGTGATTTCAAAGTGATTTTAAATGAGTTTGAAAACGAATCATTTAATCAATACTTTTTAAATAATGATATTAACTCACCTGATTTAAAGTATCAAGTAGTAAGATTTAGAGAACTTCTAGATAAAGTTATAGATGCATATTTTGCTTTTGTTAATTCTTTGGAGTTCTCTCAAGAAAAAGAGAAAATAGAAGAAGACTTCATCCAAAAGAAGATGCAAAAAGAAGAATTAAGCGAAGAGATAAAAACAATACAAAGTGAGATTAAGTCTTTAGAAGAGACTAGATTTTTCTGTCCTTCTTTTATCCAAGACTCTTTTGATTTTTTGACTAAGAAACTTCCAAATGCTAATGCTCATCTATTATATGAATATGTGGAATTATTAGATGATGAGTGGAGAGAAGCTATTGAAGGATATATTGGTAACAATAGATTTTCAGTAATCGTATCAAGTGAATATGAAAAAGAAGCTATTGATATAGTAAGGCAAAATAATCTAAAAATCAAAATCATTCAAGGTAAAAAAGTATTAGATGAGCTTTCTTATAGAGGTAAAAGTATAGATGAAGAATCAATAGTAAATTTACTAAAAATTACAAATGAAAAAGCCGAAGCTTACCTAATTACAGCCTATGGTGATGTATTACAAGTACAAAACTCTTACGAGCTTACAAAAGCAAAAAGAGGTGTGACAGTTGACTGTAAAGCTGCTAGTGGAAATCTTCTATTTACTTGTGATTTAAAAGACAAAAGATTTATTTTTGGAGAAGAAGCTCAAAGACAGACTTTATACAAAATGAAAGATGAGTTAAAAGCTTTAGAGTTACAAAGAAATAGTATCGAAGGAAGTATTGATATTTCAAGACAAGTTACAATGCTTTTAAATACTTTTGATAAAAACAAAAAAATAGCAAATTTAGATGATATTTCTTATATAAATGCAAACTATAAAGCCTACGCTGATAATCAAAAGATAAAACAGCTAATAGACACTTCTGCTTTTGATGAAATATCACAAGAGATAAACAATACAAAACTAAGATTAGAGCAAATCAAGCAAGAATCAAAACAATTAAATCAAGATATAGGTTCAAACACTAGATCTTTTGGAGAAAAAGAACTAGTAGAGAAGAACAATCTTTTAGTACTTGAAGATAAGAAAAATACTTTAAGTCTTAGTAGAAACACACAAGAAGTAGTTTATGATAAATTAGTAATTCAATCAAATATAGGTTTTGAAAACTATGAGAAAAATCTAATCAAAATGATTGATTTATCACATGATATGAAAGCTCCATCAAATTTATTATCAAACTTAGCTAGTTTATGGCACGAGTTTGATAACTACTATACAATTCAAAATCTATCTCAAAAAGTAAGCTTACCACAGCCACTTAGTTTTGAAGAGATAATTGTATGCTCAAACCACTTTGAAGAGCTTATAGGCTTTAAAAAAGAGCTTATCAATAGAATTGATGATAAAAACAATTCTTTAACATTTAAGTATAAAAATGAAATCCAAGATGCAGACAAGAAGTTCAAAAATACATTCTTAAATGACTTCTGTAATGCAATCTATCAAAATATCAAAAGAGGGGAACACTCAATAGATATTTTAAATGATACTTTGAAAAAACATAAGTTTGGAAATGAAACATTTAAAATCAAAAGAAGTGTAGCAGATGAAGAACTACGTCAATATCAAGAGTATTTTAAAATCATACATGAGAGTAAAGATACAGTAGAAGATGGTTCACTTTTTGAAGAGTTAGAAAAACAAGGTTTTGTAGATATTTCAAACTCTCTATTATCACTATTTATGGATAATGAGAAGCATATTACAGAGCTTCTTAGAATCTCTGATTATAGAAACTACAACAACTATGATATTTTCCAAGAAATAGATGGAGCTAGTATTTCTTTATCTAGAAATGGTAAAAACTCAGGTGGTCAGGGTGAAACGTCATATTATATTATCAGATCAATCAACCTTCAATCAGCACTAAAACCAAGCGAAACAAATACAAACTCACTAGAAGCTATTATTATCGATGAGAGTTTCCTAAAATCAAATGAAAAAAGATCAAAAGAGATTCTTTCATATTTAAATGAAAGTTTAGGTTTCCAAATCATATGTGCAATGCCTACAAAAAATGTAGGAACATTCTACGAGATTGACTCCTCAAACTATCACTTTGTACAGTTCCCACTAGGAGCATATGATAATGGTGAGTTAGATTATCAAACATTTGTAGAGTTTAAAAGCAGAAACAATAAAGAGATTAAAAAACTATATGAAGTTGAAGAACAAAATCTTTTTGATGAAGTGACAAGAGAAGCTGAGAAAGTTTATGAATGA
- a CDS encoding DUF4194 domain-containing protein — MAINIYNSFIDLMEETGLNLEDFQAITSYLLENGVICREDTQKEEKYYDQFLRLESIIKDYLNLININVIHDEDLLSIRLYAPGSDFPDSFEDIDMKSNMSMSLTSEESAYLIALAILYNQKFNEGDVEDDASVEVELEEFNTALASYLSFTANENKSVRDDSLRTLRKLKVIKFAKGVFEDEDRPLIIRPYIKQVILPDMLKPFLENEEMIVTDDVVTEVQTEEDINEDK, encoded by the coding sequence GTGGCAATTAATATTTATAATAGCTTTATAGACCTAATGGAAGAAACAGGTCTTAATCTTGAAGATTTTCAGGCAATCACATCTTATCTTTTAGAAAATGGTGTGATTTGTAGAGAAGACACTCAAAAAGAAGAAAAATACTATGACCAATTTTTAAGATTAGAGAGTATTATCAAAGACTATTTGAACCTTATAAATATAAATGTAATTCATGATGAAGATTTATTATCTATTCGATTATATGCTCCTGGTTCTGATTTTCCTGACTCATTCGAAGATATTGATATGAAATCAAATATGTCTATGTCTTTGACAAGTGAAGAGAGCGCTTATCTTATCGCCCTTGCTATTTTATATAACCAAAAATTCAATGAAGGAGATGTAGAAGACGATGCTAGTGTTGAAGTAGAACTAGAAGAGTTCAATACTGCTTTAGCTTCTTATCTTTCATTTACTGCAAATGAGAATAAATCTGTAAGAGATGATTCTCTAAGAACTTTACGAAAACTAAAAGTTATCAAGTTTGCAAAGGGTGTATTTGAAGATGAAGATAGACCTTTGATTATAAGACCATATATCAAACAAGTGATTTTACCAGATATGTTAAAACCTTTTTTAGAAAATGAAGAGATGATAGTAACTGATGATGTAGTTACTGAAGTACAAACAGAGGAAGATATAAATGAAGATAAATAA
- a CDS encoding Wadjet anti-phage system protein JetA family protein: MLITQNHPDFFNALTGANSKIVEQSLICLYEALYGNDFIVDEILDRKKAREIVYSVIQEIPWQRDDEENAFENDKDKASYIIRRLKDCGWIDFIMDKALLIKTFNFTKSGKKFAQVLYASSDEENILVRQRNVRATKASLESYRKSDDPADLIDAINFSKYIVSDLTDNINDLRDEKNVLMQLAMEDVKVAGGKFIDFVKDKFASDIAVKFGKDSANRYILDIEEIVRDLSLDGLDARQKRLLAHFPMYKKNPNALKNILDAIDFRLKNACDTKLPQLKKEISSYIQRGTVIFRQTNSLFFNKNKEVLKIASIIKSKSKEEKQELLEGIGKAVKYPNLTMLNLSAIKIKRKSKKDEAVSFLNPQITMPKDAYIKSNFEQRKHLSFSYSQKEIREYIQRHFDEAQSESITNNSFSITNPKEMLIALYATDIMKQDKETYEVIYTGNKCKNIYFETDEYIIRKKEKTSGN; encoded by the coding sequence ATGCTAATTACACAGAATCATCCAGATTTTTTCAATGCCCTCACAGGTGCAAACAGCAAAATCGTAGAGCAATCTTTGATTTGTTTATACGAAGCACTTTATGGCAATGATTTTATAGTAGATGAGATATTAGATAGAAAAAAAGCTAGAGAAATTGTATATTCTGTAATTCAAGAAATCCCATGGCAAAGGGACGATGAAGAAAATGCTTTTGAAAATGATAAAGACAAAGCTTCTTACATTATACGACGACTAAAAGATTGTGGTTGGATTGATTTTATCATGGATAAAGCACTTCTTATAAAAACTTTTAACTTCACAAAAAGTGGAAAGAAGTTTGCACAAGTTTTATATGCTTCAAGTGATGAAGAAAATATACTAGTACGACAAAGAAATGTAAGAGCTACAAAAGCCTCACTAGAATCATATAGAAAGTCAGATGACCCAGCAGATTTAATAGATGCTATTAACTTCTCAAAATATATAGTTTCTGATTTAACAGACAATATAAACGACCTTCGAGATGAAAAAAATGTACTTATGCAACTAGCAATGGAAGACGTAAAAGTAGCAGGTGGGAAGTTTATCGATTTTGTAAAAGACAAGTTTGCTTCTGATATTGCCGTTAAATTTGGTAAGGATTCTGCAAATAGATATATCTTAGATATTGAAGAGATTGTAAGAGATTTATCTCTTGATGGTTTAGATGCTAGACAAAAGCGACTACTAGCGCATTTCCCAATGTATAAGAAAAATCCAAATGCTTTAAAAAATATCTTAGATGCTATTGATTTTAGACTAAAAAACGCTTGTGATACGAAACTACCACAACTTAAAAAAGAGATTTCTTCTTATATTCAAAGAGGAACTGTAATTTTTAGACAAACAAACTCTTTGTTTTTTAATAAAAATAAAGAAGTTCTAAAAATAGCAAGTATCATAAAATCAAAGTCAAAAGAAGAAAAACAAGAGTTATTAGAAGGTATTGGAAAAGCAGTAAAATATCCAAACCTTACGATGCTAAATCTCTCAGCTATTAAAATAAAAAGAAAAAGCAAAAAAGATGAAGCTGTAAGTTTCCTAAATCCTCAAATTACTATGCCAAAAGATGCATATATTAAGAGTAATTTTGAACAAAGAAAACATCTATCATTTTCTTATTCTCAAAAAGAGATTAGAGAGTATATACAAAGACATTTTGATGAAGCACAAAGTGAGAGTATTACAAACAATAGTTTCAGTATCACAAATCCAAAAGAGATGTTAATAGCACTTTATGCGACAGATATTATGAAGCAAGATAAAGAAACTTATGAAGTGATTTATACTGGTAATAAGTGTAAAAATATCTATTTTGAAACAGACGAATATATAATTAGAAAAAAGGAAAAAACAAGTGGCAATTAA
- a CDS encoding HNH endonuclease — protein sequence MARLEKLSNISWKQPFKDRKKELHLFTTQKDVSTHCNLQDGTKRLLHIKFENHFNIDIIDNFQITSGKAISFPVRLQKLFEPIIWNNPESFFIVTVLDGNTDNDNQELLKQYSTTGSLTINTRIGQNKFRESLIKYWNSECAVTNVDIVELLKASHIKPWKDSNDNERIDKYNGLLLNPMLDELFDKGYITFRDDCCIKISSILTSPLIFNINSNFKLKRIENKHKEYLKFHRENIFKG from the coding sequence TTGGCAAGATTAGAAAAATTAAGTAATATTAGTTGGAAACAACCATTTAAAGATAGAAAAAAAGAATTACATTTATTTACAACACAAAAAGATGTTTCCACACATTGTAATTTACAAGATGGTACAAAAAGATTGTTACATATTAAATTTGAGAATCATTTTAATATTGATATAATTGATAACTTTCAAATTACAAGTGGTAAAGCAATAAGTTTTCCAGTAAGACTTCAAAAACTATTTGAACCAATTATATGGAATAATCCAGAATCTTTTTTTATTGTTACTGTATTAGATGGAAATACAGATAATGATAATCAAGAATTATTAAAACAATATTCTACAACAGGTTCATTAACAATTAATACTAGAATTGGTCAAAATAAATTTAGAGAATCATTAATTAAATATTGGAATTCAGAATGCGCTGTAACAAATGTTGATATTGTAGAGTTGTTAAAAGCTTCACATATCAAGCCATGGAAAGATTCAAATGATAATGAAAGAATTGATAAATATAATGGTTTATTATTAAATCCAATGTTGGATGAATTATTTGATAAAGGATATATTACATTTCGAGATGATTGTTGTATTAAAATATCAAGTATTTTAACAAGTCCTTTAATATTTAATATAAATAGTAACTTTAAATTAAAAAGAATTGAAAATAAGCATAAAGAATATTTAAAATTTCATCGAGAAAATATATTTAAGGGCTAA